The Helianthus annuus cultivar XRQ/B chromosome 11, HanXRQr2.0-SUNRISE, whole genome shotgun sequence region AGTGCAAAAATTACAACTACCGGGACCAACTTTGTAATTATTGAACCACTAAGACCAAGTTTGCAatatttgcaaaccacagggaccaaccaggcATTTAACTCTTAAGTTTTGGTGAATACATATATGAACCAAAAGATAGAAACCTACCATACCCACGTATACTAATTATGAACCTAAAGTACTAGCTAGTATGCAGGAAGTACAACTAAGAAAGCATGCAAATtattaaaacctatataaattAGCAAATTTTTTGTGCATAAGGACTTGTAAGTTGTGCTTTGGgtgtttttccaaaaaaaaacttgatttttttgttttaacccaaaggtttgtacattttccaattttaaccctacataatttgtttttttaactttaacccaaaacttttcattatttgcaatttaacttcacaacttttatcacttatacttttcatctttcgcaaattttcgttttacgtgtAGTTCTAaaattttcgagttaatacgacgcaatgtgcatgtgtggttcaacgtttttacttctatttttccatgtttgacaggttcgtcgcaatacGCATATtataggtcgagtcagtgttggttgtcgatgacggttgtgtgacattagtactatttgacaccgttttacgccccgccgcaacgtggggtgtgctttggggatttttcaaagaaaaaattgttatgcatatggttgtcgtaacgttggctttggaggttttccaaaaaaaattgattttttttttacttttcacccaaaagtatttcataaattacttttaacccaaaactatttgtttttttttacttttaacccaaaactttttatcttttacaatctatcctcataactttttttactttcaactttggtcctttatagttttcattttccgcaaattttgcgctctatgcttggttctaaattttgtgacttaacacatcacaGCGTGCGTCTttggcttaacgtttttacgtttcgttctaaattttgcgagttaacacgacgcaacgtgcgtgtgtgggtgaacgtttttacatcatCTATTTTTACCCCGTTTCACAGGTTTAACACAACGTGTGGGtcgtagatcgacttagttataaataaagcatccccgccgcattgcggcgggtcgtaatcctAGTTATCTTATAAAGAAGCAAGAACTATATGCATATATGTATTGTAACCTTTGCTTAGGGAgtttttcaacaaaaaaaaaaaaaatagaatttttctttttgaccctaaagttttaatctttcaCAATATAagttaaagttttaatttttgttttctttttaatcctaaagttttaatctttgacaatttaagtttaaagttttaatctttggtaatttaacccctttgattaatttgatttttcacttctaattcaaaagtttccatcttatacaatttaacccatTTGATTAACTTAATTTTTCAcatctaattcaaaagtttccatcttttgcgatttaaccactttgatttttttacttatgtgttgtaatcttgccTTTGAGGGTTTTTCAAACAAAAAatagttatgcatatggttgttgtaaccttcgctttgggggtttttcaaaaaaaatgattttttttacttttcacccaaaatatttcataaattacttttaaaccaaaattatttgtttttttttacttttaacacaaaactttttatcttttacaatctatcctcacaactttttttactttcaattttggtcatttatagtttttattttccgaaATCTTTTCGAtttatgtttcgttctaaattttgtgacttaacacatcgcaacgtgcgtctttgtgtgagtgaacgtttttacatcgtctattttgtttcccgtttgacaggtttaacataacgtgcgtgtcctaaatcgacttagttataactaaagaatccccgccgcattgcggcgggtcgtaattctagttaaaCTAAAAAAACAAAGTGCTAACTGTTTTAAATGAACATGTGAATGTGGAGTTCTCCATATGCATGATAATCTTAACTTTCATAAAGTATAATGGGGCTCCATTTTGCTCCAACCGTAACCCATGGTCATTGGTTCACCCGTTTCGAATGACCCGAAACCCGCTGCTATCATATATGATTTGGTATATTGTGGTATATATTAGTCGAGAAAGTAAGGACTTATCATCAACCATTGGTCATAGACATCTAAATGACTTGTTATTACATACCGTGTAAATAAAAAACCTTCATAGCAAATAACAAGATCCATTAATGATGAATTGGTCGACTTATATCAAACTTATGCCACTATTAACTTGTTTTTTGTATAATGTGACTTGGTATAACCTAAAATAACTATATATCATGTGATAAGGCCAATTGATGGTTAAATGGATTTGTCATCAAACATTGGTCACTAACAACTAAACGACTTTTTTTGACCTAATATAACTTGGTGTAACCTAATACAACTTCCATCAAAGCCCATTACGGGTGAatgatttgtttttgttttgaccTAAAATAACAAGTCATTTAGATGTCAATAACATATGTTTTAACGACTTGCTTTAACCTAATGTGAGTTTGTGTAAAACATAAAACAACTCCTTTACAGTTTACACATATAAGGCCTATTTAAAGTAAATTAAAGGACTCGTTATCAAATATAGATCATTAACATCAAAATGACTTGTTACCACATAATGTGATTTAACATAAAACAACTAGTAAATGCATTACAAGACCCGTTATGGTGAATTGGTGGACTTATCATCAAAAAAAGGTCACTAACACCTAAATGATTTGTTTTGATGAAATACGACTTTGTGCAACTTAAAATAACTGTCTTAACGCATGAAAAGTTTATTAATGAACTTATCATCAAATGTAGGTCAAGAATATCTAAATGAATCGTTTTGACCTAGTACGACTATTGTAACTTAAAACACCACATTAACACATGACATGGCCCATTAAGACTCAATGAATTAAATGACTTATCATCAAATATAGGCTATTAACCCCTAAATGAACTATTTTGACCTAAAATGACTTGATGTAACCTAAAAATTCAATAACACATGGCATAGCCCACATTAAGAGTTTCCTTTATCCATAAATGTATTGATGGAAGTAGGATTTGTGATAGTCTCTGATGTTAATTATGTCGCCCCTATCATGATGAAATATATGTTGCTAAGTTAGAAGATTATGCCAGAAGACTTAACTTATTAGGGTGGAAGGTGCGCTATACTCGGCCACCCTGGGTAAGTCCACATAGGAGTGAATAAGAGGGGTAAGGCGCCCCCTCCACTCTTAGTACTTTGACTGAGTTCCACTATTCGGATGTACTCGAGTGTGTGTGGGGGGCAAAGAGAGAAAAGGTAGTGGGTAGTGGGTAGACCTAGGTGGCACAATATTATTGGATGATGGGCGTCTTAAAGTTTGATTGAGTAGTTTGAGCATTGTTGTAAGGTACCCCCTCTAAATTTGTGTATTTGGAGTAGTTTGAGTAGTTTTGAGGTGACATAAATATTGGTTGGAGTAAGGTGCACCCTCCACCCATAGTTTCTTCTCAATTGCCTTCCACCTCTCGAAAGAATTTCCTCTACCGAaataaaatcagatgataagCCGAAAATGTGTAATAGTGTATCACTAACACCTCTCGATTAAATGTTGTTTGTAGACTAATTGAGAAACATGAAATTTTGACGACTTATAATACTTTGGGGGAAATTTTTATTTGATGAGTTTGAAAAGGTATTTTAAGTAGTACATTTAATTAACTGAAATGAAACTTTTTATTTATGTCGTAATGTAATACATCCGTAGGTGAATAACCTACCATACTAATGTTTGAAAACATTGGATGATGAAAACATTGTTTTAATCTAAGCAGAACTTAAGAGATGTTCATTCGCGAACTTCATAAGAACAAGAAACGGCTCCATGGTGACAAGTGACGCATTATCCACAGCCTCTTCCTTAACCTCGTACTCGATTGTGATTTTCACAATGGATGAGCCCGTCTTGTCATTTGGGTTGTCCTTCACCTCAATGCGAACTCTATATAGTGTAAACCCGAAATCCAGATATCCCCCTTCTACGATTTCCGTTTCTCTCACCATGTTATCGTTATCGATCATCGTGTACTTTTCGTTGTAATACGAAATCCCGGACCCTACATAGTCACAAAGTAGACAATCACTAAATGTTAGAAATCCCAAACTAACCCCACTTTGAATCTTGTGTAATTAATAGGTACACTAAAATATATTGTAGCGTGGTGGTATCAAGATGCGTGAAAAATACATCCCTCCCTATATGTTAGAGGGTTTAGTCCTATAGCGCACATAATGTAAATTAGGAGTAGAATTAGTGGATGTGTGAGTTAgccttttagaaaaaaaataaaaaaagtaacaTGTACCAGGTTTGAAAGTGATCTTGATGACGGTACCAACGCCACCATCACCTTCAATGACATCGAGTCGCTCAAGAATGTGTTTAGCCGCGATATCGCCAAGTTTGATTGAGCCGTAGAGGTCCCATGCTTTTTCTACTGGCACCTTCACTTCAACTTCTTCTGACAAAGATCCAAACATTTTATCTGCCTTATGTATGATGTTTTATGTGTATGGTTGGTTCATCTTGTGTTGAGGGTATATATAGAAGCCATCATGATAAAAAGAAGATGGTCCATCATCCATGTGTGGTTGAGAAAGAATTTTTGGGgatattttatttttcttttgtttgGAATGGCAAGCATTTTCCGCCAGAAAATATTAGATGTTCATAGTTTTCGGAAAGTCATAACAAATAGACATTTTTTAGGTTTAAGTAAAAAAGTAATGCTTTGATTAGGTTAGACGTTGCAACAAGTCAACCATTAATGAGATAAAACATTAAGGGGAGTGAAATAAAACAAAGGTTTTAGGCCCTCGCTTCTTTAGGGGcctcaaattaaaaaaaaaatatattatacgTAAATGATTTTGACTTTGAGGTTGTGGACATGAGGTTTATGATCTATAGTTATGCATACAAAATGATATATGAATAATATAATAGTAtctatagattttttttttcttattttagtGAAAAGGGGCTTCAATTCTGTTATCCGTTTTGGGCCTAAAATTTTTTAAGTCGGCTCTGTTCACAAGCGCGAGAGGGAGAAAGAGGTGGTGTCTACCCCAATCCACCAATcacatattttctttttttttatatttaattattaattaaaccatAACGTGATAACATAAATGATGTTATAGTTAAAGCTCATTATCTACGGAACAATGACCGCAAATGCGTTATGATAAACCAGACGCATAGCCTTATTTCAGTTTTTCTTCTTATAAAacaaatgatttttgtaattttgGTTTTTTACCTACTACAATACTAAAAAGTCATTATGTATCAAATCATAAAATAACTATTCACATACACATACCTACCTTGAAACATGATTGAAAAATCATTAATAAAGTTGTTTTGTTATAtataaaatcaaaaaaataaaggCCATGTCTAAAACTGAGAGAAAAAAATATACGTTTGATCAAAACTAGAACCAcacatttgagaattttattgTCTTAAATCATAACTCAAGATCACTACAACCACTACTTCAGAAGAGACAAAAATGATATTGTTGCAAAATAGCTACCAGTCACCAAATTTAGTTACAAAGACAAAATAAATTCAGTTACAAATAACACTTGGTCgcaattttttttaagaaaataaaaatcaaatagaTGCAATACTACTGATCCCAAATTCgcatttttaaaacaaaaataaaaaacgaTTGCATATTatggttaaaaaataaaaattacaaattAAAATTGAGTCGCTTATTTTTTTCGTAAATAATACATAATCACCCACATTTGGTAATTATATTcataaaatgataaaaataataGCCAGCAGCAAAATTGGTCGCTCTATTTATTGtaaatgttttatttaaaataaaaatggtcGTAAAATAGGttctaatttatttaaaaaaatatataaactaataaatttttatttaatatactgttggttttagtttttacattaaaaaaaataattgaatTAGATACTTAAAAAAGACATATGCagacatttttattaaaaaaaaaaagacttgcTACTAACTCGTAAAAACATTTTTACCAGCACCTTTGTGACCATACAAACTTATTAATTTCAACATAGTAATTACTAATTACAAGCCAATATAAACCGTTATATTACAATGTGACCTGATAAGACCTCACAAGACATGACCAATTAAAGTTTATCATGCCCATTAACAACTATGAGGATTTCTAATACTCAACTAAAAGTCTGTTGTAAATCTTCCTATATAATAAAGGAAGAGGTGTCAACTTTTCAAACCTCCCCTCTTAATCTAATCCTACTATCCTAGGTGTAATTTTTCtagatttttcaatttttatgtttaagagttttataaaaaaagaaaggTCAAAGTAAGTTGTTGGTTCAttaaggctacacggtatggggtGCGGCCCCGGTGCGTCGCGGGTCGGCGACGAtccaaacaccgtgccgcccccatCCCGTCCCGTCCTCTCCGTCGGCTTCTAGCCGTTTGCGACGAAGCAAAAAAGGTGGGCCCCCCACTTTTTGAccgttgaaaataaaaaaaaaagttaatttcaaacggctatattttaaaaaacaccccatttcacttccatttttataaatactcacatctttaaccccttttttcacaacttttcacccactaccaccccatctctctcacattttataaaccactcttccctttttataaaaactcatcatattttgtaccattttttacccgctaccaccccatctctcgctaaaaaattatcatggcttcacctatttcttccatttcttcaatttcttctatgtcttcatcgtcttcgtccgagtggtattcatcatcttcggaagaggatgctattatgcacaacatgattatgaacgcggctcaggTGTTCATGGCGGCCAATGAAGGGTCGTCCCAACGGCTAACTAGACGAGCAAAATGTaaccgagaccaagaaggtattttacttttttttccttatgttttatatagattttaaaatgtattttataattaatttcatttatgttttgttctaaatttatagccggccacgataaactagtagccgattattttgccgacgaacccgtgtacccagccgagatttttcgacgtcgtttccgcatgagtcgtccactgtttttacgtattgcaggcgacatgacccagtctgatccgttttttacattgcgaaacgatgctagggggcaaaggggtttcagtaatttacaaaaatgtacgtcggccattcgccaacttgcGTACGGTTTCGCACCTGATGCATTAGACGAGTACATTAGGATGTCTGAAAGAACCGCACGTCGATGTTTGCACAAGTTTTGCCaatgggttgtcaaattgtatagcaagcgatacctgaggaaaccgaacgcaaacgacgttcaaaaattatatcaagcacacgaacagagacatggtttcccaggaatgctcgggagcattgattgcatgcactggcagtggcagaactgcccagttgcatggcaaggtcagtatactaggggagatcagggacatccgactatcattctagaggctgttgcgtcacaggatctctggatatggcatgctttttttggtctacctggttcgctcaatgaccttaacatcatataccagtcacagatttttgatgatgtagtggcgggtacaggtccagacacaagctttacggtttcaggggtggagtacaggcgaggttactacctagccgatgggatatacccaacgtactcgacaatCGTTAAAACTATCCCGCACCCGACCGACGACAAAAGAAAAAAGTTTGCAAAGTTTCAAGAGGGCgcaagaaaagatattgaacgggcttttggtgttctacaaaaaaaaatgGCACATCATTTCTATTTCAGCACGTTCGCAAACACCAAGgaggttacgacacattatgtacgcttgtatcatccttcataacatgatcattgaagacgaagggagagcgatatgcgagtacgacgaaaacgcgtctactggaaattctgttccagttagtgaggaacaacaagatttgaacgccTTCGCTCTACGTAATGAGTACACACATCACAACCTATAAGCGGATttggtggagtacatttggaacaacgctcaaaACGAACCCGCCCACCACATGGAAGATGAagactagtagcttattttaatatgttaggatatttttaagttttttttaactttaggtttttaagtttatgtttttttttaatttatttttttttaagtttaattttttttaagtttatgtaatgttttttaatattaatgaaaatattttgttactttatttgttaaatgttaaaaaaaaagtagaagtttaaaaaaaaaacataaaagtggtggaagACTATGACTATGACATGTCGCCTAAGtagcggatcatcctccaaggatggtcaTCACCATACCTTGTAGTCTAAACCTGTAATCCACACAAAAGCCAAAACTCTGGTCAAAATCCATACACGCTTCCGTACCCATCTTTCCCTTTTCTCTTCCTGTGTGTTCTTCTTCCTTCCCTCTGCCCTATGTCTTTATAGAtgcttttgaattttgaaaaagagttTTTGGTTTTCAAATCTCTACTCTCTCCCTCAATTCCCTATTCCTGCATCTTTCAAATCTTTaatcaaatttcaaaattcaaatggATTTCAAACACCCGCCTCTAAATTCCCCCTTCATTCAAATGACAAAAACCTGTTACGTTAAATTAGTTTTATTTtcagtttatttattttttgcatGGGTTAGGGACCAATATggttttcttttgtttcttgtgGGTTGTTTCCGTAACTTAtggtttggtttgtttaaataTTCAATGTTATCTATTCCTGGAGATTATCCAGTGAATTCGTTTTTCATCTTCTCCCTAGTTTCTCTCAAGTTCAACCCTATCAAGGGTATCAGAGCCGTTCCGATCCCCAATCGGAACTACTCTTTGCCGTCGCCATGACCAACACACGCAACAATGAGATCGACAACACCCTGAAATCTCACGACAAAGCAATTTCTGAAATCCGAGCTGCCCTCGCCGCGCTAATGAAGCAACAGGAGCAATCGTCCAAACAACAGGAAGAAATCTTGAAGCATGTTCGTGACAAATCGGTTAATTCTTCGGGGAGTTCGTTCGGCTCTTCCGGAGGGGATGCTGAGGGACGGAACTCTAAGCCGTTCCGTATCGGTAAGATTGAATTTCCTAAGTTTTCGGGTGAAGATGTCGAAGGGTGGGTTTATCGTTGCGAACACTTTTTTGCCATGGATGATACCCCTCCCGACTCCAAACTGCGTTGTGCCGCCGTTCATCTTGAAGGCGACGCCTTGCAGTGGCATCGGGCATTCATGAAGACTCGCAACGCCACCGTAGCCGAGGTTCCTTGGGATGAGTATGTGCGTTCGATTTCTGCTCGGTTCTCGGATGCCTTATTTGAAGACCCGTTAGAAGAGATGGCTTCCCTCACCCAAACTGGTTCGCTACAGGAGCTGAATACCGCCTTTGATTCACTGTTGAACAAAGTAACTTTAAGCGAAACCCAAGCTGTTAGCCTTTACATTAAGGCATTGAAACCGGAAATCCGTGGTCCGGTTAAGATGTTCAAACCCCGTACCTTGCATGAGGCCTACAGTTTAGCGAAGACGCAAGCCCTCAATAATGAAACGTGGGAAGAAAAATGGGTCGGATCTAAAGGGGGTGGGAGTTTCTCCAAATCCTCGAACAACAAGATCACCCCGCCAACAAATGCCGCGAAACTACCTCTTTTACCTACTCCCAACAACAACCGCACCACAACCGGATCGTATAAACCGAGCAACAACCAACGTCGTCTCTCCAGCAAGGAACTAGAACAGAAACGGGCCAAGGGCGAATGTTTTTGGTGTACGGAGAAGTTCGTGCCGGGTCATAAGTGCGCCACCCCGCGTAAACAGATTTACATTATTGAGGCCGATGATGAAGGAGACCAAGCCGAAACTGAAGCAGAATCCGATAAGGAGGAGGAAGAGGATCATCAGATTTCCATACACGCACTTACGGGCATGCCATCCTACTCAACCATGAGGGTCAACGGTTCAATGGGTACGCGTCAACTTTATATCCTTATCGATTCTGGGTCGACTCATAATTTCCTCAAGGAAAAATTGGCAAAAAAATTGGAATGTGATTCGTTGTCCATTCCTCCCGTGACGGTGGGGGTGGCGGATGGAAAAAAACTTACAAGCACTCGAGTGTGTAAGGACTTCCAGTGGAATATGCAAGGGAATTGGTTCAAAACCGAGGTTTTATTGTTGCCACTCGAGAGTTACGATATGATCCTAGGAGTGCAATGGCTTCTACCTTTAAACGAcattttgtggaatttccaaaaaATGACGATGAAGTTCGAATTAGAGGGGAAACGGTACGAGCTAAAG contains the following coding sequences:
- the LOC110930805 gene encoding S-norcoclaurine synthase 1; the encoded protein is MFGSLSEEVEVKVPVEKAWDLYGSIKLGDIAAKHILERLDVIEGDGGVGTVIKITFKPGSGISYYNEKYTMIDNDNMVRETEIVEGGYLDFGFTLYRVRIEVKDNPNDKTGSSIVKITIEYEVKEEAVDNASLVTMEPFLVLMKFANEHLLSSA